A genome region from Methylorubrum populi includes the following:
- a CDS encoding chemotaxis response regulator protein-glutamate methylesterase, with amino-acid sequence MRQTRPIRVLIVDDSASVRQALVDILRQAPDIEVLGTAADPFAAARRIQAEIPDVIILDLEMPRMDGLTFLRKIMAQRPIPVIVCSTLTEAGSQMLFAVLEAGAVDVLSKPRVDTRQFLIESSIRVCDAVRAAAQARLGARPRAPSRLVEAKLSADVMMPPPVAGRAVMPTDRIVCIGVSTGGTESLRDVLEPLPRDCPGLVIVQHMPEHFTAAFAKRLDGICGITVREAEDGDAVEPGRALIAPGSRHLLVQRTGRSYRVAVKDGPLVSRHRPSVDVLFRSAAQSAGGNALGIIMTGMGDDGATGLLEMRKAGATTIAQDAESCVVFGMPKEAIERGAATKVLPLDSLANAIIRFGVKAAG; translated from the coding sequence ATGCGCCAAACCCGCCCGATCCGCGTCCTGATCGTCGACGATTCCGCCTCCGTCCGGCAGGCGCTCGTCGATATCCTGCGGCAGGCGCCCGACATCGAGGTCCTGGGCACCGCGGCCGACCCCTTCGCGGCGGCACGGCGCATCCAGGCCGAGATCCCCGACGTCATCATCCTCGACCTCGAGATGCCGCGGATGGACGGCCTGACCTTCCTGCGCAAGATCATGGCGCAGCGGCCGATCCCGGTGATCGTCTGCTCGACCCTGACCGAGGCGGGCTCGCAGATGCTCTTCGCGGTGCTGGAGGCGGGCGCGGTCGACGTGCTGTCCAAGCCGCGGGTCGACACGCGCCAGTTCCTGATCGAGTCCTCCATCCGCGTCTGCGACGCGGTGCGGGCCGCGGCGCAGGCCCGGCTCGGTGCGAGGCCGCGCGCGCCTTCCCGGCTCGTCGAGGCGAAACTCTCGGCCGACGTCATGATGCCGCCGCCTGTCGCCGGCCGGGCCGTGATGCCGACCGATCGCATCGTCTGCATCGGCGTCTCGACGGGGGGGACGGAGTCCCTGCGCGACGTGCTCGAGCCCCTTCCCCGCGACTGTCCGGGCCTCGTCATCGTCCAGCACATGCCCGAGCATTTCACGGCCGCCTTCGCGAAGCGGCTCGACGGCATCTGCGGCATCACGGTCCGCGAGGCCGAGGACGGCGACGCCGTCGAGCCGGGGCGGGCGCTGATCGCGCCGGGCAGCCGTCACCTGCTCGTGCAGCGCACGGGGCGCAGCTACCGCGTCGCGGTCAAGGACGGGCCCCTCGTCTCGCGGCACCGGCCCTCGGTCGACGTGCTGTTCCGCTCCGCGGCGCAGAGTGCGGGCGGCAACGCGCTCGGCATCATCATGACCGGTATGGGGGACGACGGCGCGACCGGGCTCCTGGAGATGCGCAAGGCGGGGGCGACGACGATCGCGCAGGACGCGGAAAGCTGCGTCGTGTTCGGCATGCCGAAAGAGGCGATCGAGCGCGGGGCGGCGACAAAGGTGCTGCCGCTCGACAGCCTCGCCAACGCGATCATTCGGTTCGGTGTCAAAGCAGCCGGGTAA
- a CDS encoding chemotaxis protein CheR: MQPAREHLSERHYRSIVELIEGRVGIQLPAAKRTMVEGRLRRRLRALSLDGLGAYGRYVFDEGNLEAEFVHLVDCVTTNKTDFFREPAHFEFLRDQIRAWAAGRDRGRPVGLKLWSAAASTGAEAYTVAMVIDDLVRQGVPLTYAILATDISTEVLATARAGIYPVEMLDQIPPSFRRRYVMEARNPARPVGRIAPELRRRVNVLRLNLMDESYPVDRDVDVVFCRNVLIYFDKPTQRQVIGRLADHLRPGGILIVGHSESMAGAGVGGLRQLSPTVFGK, from the coding sequence ATGCAGCCCGCCCGCGAGCACCTGAGCGAGCGCCACTACCGGTCGATCGTCGAGCTGATCGAGGGGCGGGTCGGCATCCAGCTCCCGGCGGCCAAGCGCACCATGGTCGAGGGGCGGCTGCGGCGGCGATTGCGCGCCCTCTCCCTCGACGGGCTCGGCGCCTATGGTCGCTACGTCTTCGACGAGGGGAACCTGGAGGCGGAGTTCGTCCACCTCGTCGACTGCGTGACGACGAACAAGACCGACTTCTTCCGCGAGCCGGCGCACTTCGAGTTCCTGCGCGACCAGATCCGCGCCTGGGCCGCCGGACGAGATCGCGGACGCCCCGTCGGGCTCAAGCTGTGGAGTGCGGCCGCCTCCACCGGAGCCGAGGCCTATACCGTCGCGATGGTGATCGACGACCTGGTCCGGCAGGGCGTGCCGCTCACCTACGCGATCCTCGCGACGGACATCTCGACGGAGGTCCTGGCCACGGCGAGGGCAGGCATCTATCCCGTTGAGATGCTGGACCAGATCCCGCCCTCCTTCCGGCGGCGCTACGTCATGGAGGCGCGCAACCCCGCCCGGCCGGTGGGACGCATCGCACCGGAACTGCGCCGCCGCGTGAACGTCCTGCGGCTGAACCTCATGGACGAGTCCTATCCCGTGGACCGGGACGTCGACGTCGTCTTCTGCCGCAACGTCCTGATCTACTTCGACAAGCCGACGCAGCGGCAGGTGATCGGGCGGCTCGCCGACCATCTGCGGCCCGGCGGCATCCTGATCGTCGGCCACTCCGAATCGATGGCGGGCGCGGGCGTCGGCGGTCTGCGCCAGCTCTCGCCGACCGTCTTCGGCAAATGA